The proteins below are encoded in one region of Nitrospira sp.:
- the gspM gene encoding type II secretion system protein GspM gives MDTLRQRWADFSPRERWVIGIGTMAAVLSVLFVVLVDPLLERITILDRQHARKARDYEELAKLEGDYRQLQVRMAQLEQRLARSSGQFALLPFLEETATSTGIRDQIVAMQPQPTVPMAGYEETAVEIRLDGMHLPQLLSLLAAVENAPALVQVKRLQITPRYDTPYLLQVTIRVASYEKA, from the coding sequence ATGGATACGTTGCGACAACGGTGGGCTGATTTTTCGCCCCGCGAGCGTTGGGTGATCGGCATCGGGACGATGGCAGCTGTGCTGTCCGTTCTTTTCGTCGTCCTAGTCGATCCACTGCTCGAGCGTATCACGATCCTAGATCGCCAACATGCGCGCAAAGCCCGTGACTACGAAGAGCTCGCGAAGCTGGAGGGCGACTACCGCCAGTTGCAAGTCCGCATGGCACAATTAGAGCAACGTCTGGCCAGGAGTAGCGGGCAGTTCGCATTGCTTCCGTTTCTCGAAGAAACTGCTACCAGCACGGGCATCCGCGATCAGATCGTCGCGATGCAGCCGCAACCGACCGTGCCCATGGCCGGCTATGAGGAGACGGCAGTCGAAATTCGCCTCGATGGTATGCATCTCCCACAATTGCTGTCGCTGCTGGCCGCAGTCGAGAATGCTCCCGCTCTGGTTCAGGTCAAACGGCTTCAGATTACCCCACGTTATGACACACCCTATCTGTTGCAGGTCACGATTCGCGTGGCATCCTATGAAAAAGCCTAA
- the gspG gene encoding type II secretion system protein GspG, whose protein sequence is MRVEITAGHESEKRRPGRRSIAAGSRGFTFVEILVVVMILGLLAALVVPRIMGRTDEAKRTAAKVQIRNLEAALQLYKLDNGVYPSTEQGLRALIEKPSTGVVPKKWKLGGYLQKLPEDPWGNPYKYLSPSPTQKGDYEIMSYGTDGEPGGEGINADIVNWNLDKE, encoded by the coding sequence ATGCGCGTGGAGATTACTGCCGGACACGAGTCGGAGAAAAGGCGTCCCGGGAGGCGTTCAATCGCAGCAGGTAGCCGGGGGTTTACGTTCGTCGAAATTTTGGTCGTGGTCATGATTCTGGGGTTGTTGGCGGCCCTGGTCGTGCCCCGGATCATGGGGCGGACCGACGAAGCCAAGCGCACCGCCGCCAAGGTCCAAATCCGCAATCTTGAGGCCGCTCTGCAACTCTACAAATTGGACAACGGCGTCTACCCTTCCACCGAACAGGGGCTACGCGCACTCATTGAGAAGCCTTCGACAGGGGTTGTCCCTAAGAAGTGGAAGCTGGGCGGGTATCTGCAGAAACTCCCGGAGGATCCTTGGGGCAACCCCTACAAATACCTCAGCCCAAGTCCCACTCAGAAGGGCGATTACGAGATCATGTCTTATGGGACGGACGGCGAACCCGGTGGCGAAGGGATCAACGCCGATATTGTGAATTGGAACCTGGACAAAGAGTAA
- a CDS encoding type II secretion system protein, giving the protein MPVYQYRGLRSDGGAAAGIVDAESLRGARVKLRQGGIFPTELREQATAGWTAVELADQLRKGKSRRRVLSPTDLAIATRQFATLLVAGLPLVEALGILVEQVEKKPVQSLFAEIREQVRGGKALSAALEQHPNEFGPIYVHMVRAGEASGALDQILFRLSEFLEKQLALKQKVTNAMMYPVIMLLVGAGVLFVLMTFAIPKITVVFTDQKKALPWPTVVLMQTSNFLAEYWWVLLSGAVIGLVAFLRYVKTSGGQLRVHQLLLKLPLIGDIVRKVAISRLSSTLATMLASGVQLLEALDVSRRVMSNRVLEAAVENARQNIREGESIAAPLKRSGQFPPLVTHMVAVGEKSGEMEEMLRRIAGIYDGEVDRVVTRATSLIEPVMILFMGAVVFFIVVAILLPIFEMGQLVR; this is encoded by the coding sequence ATGCCGGTCTATCAGTACAGGGGGCTTCGGAGCGATGGGGGAGCGGCAGCGGGCATTGTCGATGCCGAAAGTCTCCGGGGCGCGCGCGTCAAGCTCCGTCAGGGCGGCATCTTCCCGACCGAGTTGCGCGAGCAAGCCACAGCCGGATGGACGGCCGTGGAACTGGCCGATCAGCTGCGCAAGGGAAAGTCGCGACGTCGTGTCCTCTCCCCTACCGACCTGGCCATCGCCACGCGACAATTCGCCACACTATTGGTGGCTGGGCTCCCGCTCGTGGAAGCGTTGGGTATTCTCGTCGAGCAGGTGGAAAAGAAGCCCGTCCAAAGCCTCTTCGCCGAAATACGCGAACAGGTACGCGGCGGGAAGGCGTTGAGCGCCGCGTTGGAGCAACACCCGAACGAGTTCGGCCCAATCTACGTCCATATGGTTCGTGCCGGGGAGGCCAGCGGAGCGCTGGACCAGATTTTATTTCGATTGTCCGAGTTCCTTGAGAAGCAGTTGGCGTTGAAGCAAAAAGTCACCAACGCCATGATGTATCCGGTCATCATGCTGCTCGTCGGGGCTGGCGTCCTGTTCGTCCTCATGACCTTCGCCATTCCAAAGATCACAGTGGTGTTTACTGATCAAAAAAAGGCGTTGCCCTGGCCGACCGTGGTGTTGATGCAGACGAGCAATTTTCTGGCTGAGTATTGGTGGGTGCTGCTGAGCGGAGCGGTGATTGGTCTGGTCGCCTTCCTTCGATATGTGAAGACCTCAGGGGGCCAGCTTCGAGTGCATCAACTCCTCTTGAAGCTGCCACTGATCGGCGATATTGTGCGGAAAGTTGCCATTTCGCGACTGAGCAGTACATTGGCAACGATGCTCGCCAGTGGGGTACAACTACTCGAAGCCTTGGACGTGTCGCGGCGAGTGATGAGCAATCGTGTGTTGGAGGCGGCGGTCGAGAACGCGCGCCAAAACATTCGAGAGGGGGAAAGTATCGCCGCACCGCTGAAGCGCAGCGGGCAGTTCCCGCCACTTGTGACGCATATGGTCGCAGTGGGGGAAAAGAGCGGGGAAATGGAGGAAATGCTCCGTCGGATCGCAGGCATCTACGACGGGGAAGTCGATCGCGTTGTGACCCGTGCAACCTCCCTCATCGAACCGGTGATGATTTTGTTCATGGGTGCGGTCGTCTTCTTCATCGTGGTAGCGATTCTGCTGCCGATTTTTGAAATGGGTCAGCTCGTGAGGTGA
- the gspE gene encoding type II secretion system protein GspE — protein MQEDDAIQALAQQFDLPWAPNLDPGQVDMDLIALVPISFARRYKILPLREEDGGILVATTDPFQVEALDDLRLLLGKPIKPVLTTPLTLLAALNQVYDRASAGGAEAVMEDLVAEGGLDRLAHELDEPQDLLDATDEAPIIRLVNSILFEAVKRRASDIHVESFERGLVIRYRIDGVLYQILSPPKHLQSSITARLKIMAGLNIAEKRLPQDGRFGIRTAGKDVDVRVSVLPTSHGERVVLRLLQKENKLLNLSEIGFSAEQLAIMQQLIHLSHGIILVTGPTGSGKTTTLYGALSQINAPDKNIITIEDPVEYQLQGVGQMQVNAKINLTFAAGLRSILRQDPDVIMIGEIRDLETAEIAIHASLTGHLVFSTLHTNDAASAATRLIDMGIEPFLVASSVVAVLAQRLARVICPNCRKAYEPSDQELERLGLGAQKARPTFYRGAGCQSCGNTGYRGRTGIYELLVMDDQIRSLVGAKSESSTLREIAISKGMIPLKLDGAHKVLKGITTTEEIMRIAQQDVEV, from the coding sequence ATGCAAGAAGACGACGCGATACAAGCTCTCGCTCAGCAGTTCGACCTGCCGTGGGCGCCGAATCTCGATCCTGGCCAAGTGGACATGGATTTGATCGCGCTGGTGCCTATCAGTTTCGCCCGCCGCTACAAGATTCTGCCATTACGCGAAGAGGATGGGGGCATCCTCGTCGCCACGACTGATCCGTTCCAGGTCGAAGCGCTCGACGACCTTCGACTCTTGTTGGGCAAGCCGATCAAGCCCGTCTTGACGACTCCGCTCACCCTTCTGGCCGCGTTGAATCAGGTCTACGACCGGGCCAGTGCCGGCGGCGCCGAGGCGGTCATGGAAGATTTGGTAGCCGAGGGCGGCCTTGATCGTCTGGCGCATGAGTTGGATGAACCCCAAGACCTTCTCGATGCCACGGACGAGGCACCGATCATCCGGCTGGTGAATTCCATTTTGTTCGAGGCGGTGAAGCGTCGGGCGAGCGATATTCACGTGGAATCGTTTGAGCGGGGACTGGTCATTCGCTATCGCATCGATGGGGTGCTATATCAAATACTCAGCCCTCCCAAACATCTGCAGTCGAGCATTACGGCGCGCCTTAAGATCATGGCGGGATTGAACATCGCGGAGAAGCGTCTGCCGCAGGATGGTCGTTTTGGAATTCGCACGGCCGGGAAGGATGTCGACGTTCGTGTCTCCGTGCTGCCGACGTCGCATGGCGAACGGGTCGTGTTGCGGTTGCTCCAGAAGGAGAACAAGCTGCTGAACCTTTCGGAGATCGGGTTTTCAGCCGAGCAGCTGGCGATTATGCAACAACTTATCCACCTCAGCCACGGCATCATTCTCGTGACGGGTCCTACTGGAAGCGGGAAAACCACCACGCTCTACGGCGCGCTCAGCCAGATCAACGCGCCCGACAAGAACATCATCACGATCGAGGACCCCGTCGAGTATCAGCTCCAGGGGGTGGGTCAGATGCAGGTCAACGCCAAGATCAATTTGACGTTTGCGGCCGGCCTGCGCTCGATCCTGCGCCAGGATCCGGACGTGATCATGATCGGCGAAATCCGAGACCTTGAGACCGCGGAGATCGCCATCCACGCCTCGCTGACCGGTCACCTGGTGTTTTCGACCCTGCATACCAACGATGCGGCAAGTGCCGCCACCCGGTTGATCGATATGGGGATTGAGCCCTTCTTGGTGGCCTCTTCCGTGGTGGCGGTGTTGGCCCAACGGCTTGCACGCGTGATTTGCCCAAATTGCCGCAAGGCCTATGAGCCGAGTGATCAGGAGCTTGAACGGCTCGGTTTGGGCGCGCAAAAGGCTCGGCCCACGTTTTATCGAGGGGCTGGATGCCAGTCCTGCGGCAATACCGGATATCGAGGCCGAACCGGTATTTACGAACTGCTGGTCATGGACGATCAGATCCGCAGCCTCGTCGGTGCCAAATCAGAATCGTCGACGCTACGGGAGATTGCGATCTCAAAAGGAATGATCCCCCTCAAATTGGACGGAGCACACAAAGTCCTCAAAGGCATCACGACAACGGAAGAGATCATGCGCATTGCGCAACAGGATGTCGAAGTCTAG
- a CDS encoding serine protease, which produces MNQAYSVWFREKGISLPGHWKQARSWSVATLIAILAATMLSCSSGTDETPNVTQSVPGIGSGGGGSGTNLPPVGNVSDPLFAEQWHLQNTGQGGGIPGEDSRVVGAWNLGRSGLGVRVAVVDDGLEIGHEDLAPNIVLGQSFNYLTNGSDPTPANSGPCSGAGGTADCHGTSVAGVIGAFGNQTGGRGAAPYAALVGYNLLAAGVFSPDSVEADAMSRNAAAVWVSNNSWGAPDDGILHASGPLWKAAVLNGLAQGRSGKGTVYVWAGGNGGARRNDNSNYEGYSNFRGVIAICAVDANGSQTPYSDPGANLWGCTPSSAGTASLPAIVTTDRSAGEGYNRGTSSFDVQDPNYTNTFGGTSSATALASGIITLVLEANPNLGWRDVRIVLAETARQNDPGDVDWTVNGGGYAVNHKYGFGVLNAEAAVIRAATWTPLGPQKSYSISVLSNQSIADLATVASPANVAGSGISRIEWVEIELTADHQNDGDLEVILRHEGTGTSSVLAQPRVCPGTGIELCGDYAGWVFGSARHLGEAADGSWTLTVRDGLPGSTGTLNNWKLTFYGT; this is translated from the coding sequence ATGAATCAGGCGTATTCGGTTTGGTTTCGGGAAAAAGGCATATCCCTTCCGGGTCACTGGAAACAAGCACGCAGTTGGTCGGTAGCTACCCTCATCGCCATCTTAGCCGCGACCATGTTGAGCTGTTCATCTGGCACGGACGAGACGCCCAACGTCACGCAAAGCGTGCCCGGTATCGGAAGCGGCGGAGGCGGGAGTGGAACCAATCTCCCACCCGTCGGAAACGTCAGCGATCCGCTGTTTGCCGAACAGTGGCACCTCCAGAATACGGGGCAGGGCGGAGGTATTCCCGGCGAGGACAGTCGCGTCGTCGGAGCCTGGAATTTAGGCCGGAGCGGCCTCGGGGTACGCGTGGCCGTTGTCGACGATGGTCTCGAAATCGGGCACGAAGATTTGGCTCCGAATATCGTACTGGGGCAAAGTTTCAATTATCTCACCAACGGATCGGACCCGACACCGGCCAATTCCGGACCGTGCAGCGGCGCGGGGGGAACGGCCGATTGCCACGGCACCTCCGTGGCGGGAGTCATTGGTGCGTTCGGCAACCAAACCGGAGGGCGCGGGGCCGCCCCTTATGCGGCCCTTGTCGGGTATAACTTGCTGGCGGCAGGCGTATTCAGTCCAGACAGCGTCGAAGCCGACGCGATGTCCCGCAATGCAGCGGCGGTGTGGGTCTCGAATAACAGTTGGGGCGCTCCTGACGATGGAATACTCCATGCGAGCGGCCCTCTGTGGAAGGCCGCCGTTCTCAATGGCCTTGCGCAAGGCCGGAGCGGCAAAGGCACCGTATACGTATGGGCGGGAGGCAATGGAGGAGCGCGCCGCAATGACAATTCGAATTACGAAGGATATTCCAATTTTCGCGGCGTGATCGCCATATGCGCGGTAGACGCCAACGGCAGTCAGACCCCATATTCCGATCCGGGAGCAAATTTATGGGGTTGCACCCCTTCGAGCGCAGGAACTGCGTCGCTGCCCGCGATTGTGACAACCGACCGTTCGGCCGGGGAGGGATATAATCGTGGCACATCATCCTTCGATGTCCAGGATCCCAACTACACCAATACGTTTGGAGGCACCTCCTCAGCCACCGCGCTTGCATCCGGGATCATTACCCTCGTCCTTGAGGCCAATCCCAACCTCGGATGGCGTGACGTTCGCATCGTCTTGGCAGAAACCGCACGGCAGAACGACCCTGGAGACGTCGACTGGACGGTGAATGGCGGAGGGTATGCCGTCAATCACAAGTATGGCTTTGGCGTTTTGAATGCTGAAGCCGCAGTCATCCGCGCTGCAACCTGGACGCCCCTCGGCCCGCAAAAGTCCTACTCCATATCCGTCCTCTCCAATCAATCGATAGCCGATCTTGCAACGGTCGCTTCACCGGCCAATGTCGCCGGGAGCGGTATCTCACGCATCGAATGGGTCGAGATCGAACTGACAGCCGACCATCAAAACGACGGCGATCTTGAAGTCATCCTGCGCCATGAGGGTACGGGGACGAGCAGCGTCCTGGCACAGCCACGGGTGTGCCCAGGGACCGGCATCGAACTGTGTGGGGACTATGCAGGATGGGTCTTCGGTTCAGCGCGACATCTCGGGGAAGCGGCGGATGGAAGCTGGACGCTGACCGTTCGTGACGGTTTGCCTGGAAGTACGGGTACGCTGAACAATTGGAAACTAACGTTCTATGGCACGTAG
- the gspC gene encoding general secretion pathway protein GspC: MTPGIRLAATSAFVALTAFLVSHILTGVISHALVPPLEYTAVSQTGQGVSGRTNDLPQFMRDIESSRLFAMAPVSASNPSLAPGQGPVAMGRAPLNVASRIRLLGTVVGDPSQSLAVVEELAGKKQGAYRVHDQIVGLGEVIDIRRESIVVGQNGLEEELFLDILQKPAAVVGASTVVPVGTSVAPTGGPLQRTVDRAELDQMLSDIPKLMTQARAMPNMNGGKMDGFRLEFIMKGSFFEKLGLQAGDVLQRINGVELRDPGMALSLFQQLRNERNVAVDVLRKNQRTTLVYDIRG; this comes from the coding sequence ATGACACCCGGAATAAGACTGGCGGCAACCTCTGCGTTTGTCGCGTTAACGGCGTTTCTCGTCTCCCATATCCTGACCGGCGTCATTTCACACGCCCTGGTACCGCCGCTGGAGTACACCGCGGTCAGCCAAACCGGACAGGGCGTATCCGGCCGCACGAATGACCTTCCACAGTTTATGCGCGATATCGAATCAAGTCGGCTCTTTGCGATGGCTCCGGTTTCTGCCAGCAACCCGTCGCTGGCGCCGGGGCAAGGTCCTGTTGCAATGGGGCGGGCACCCCTGAATGTGGCAAGCCGGATTCGGTTGCTTGGCACAGTGGTTGGCGATCCGTCGCAATCGCTCGCGGTGGTGGAGGAGTTGGCTGGCAAGAAACAGGGCGCGTACCGCGTGCACGATCAAATTGTCGGGTTGGGCGAAGTCATCGATATTCGCCGTGAATCGATTGTAGTTGGACAAAATGGACTGGAGGAGGAGCTGTTCCTGGATATTCTTCAAAAACCTGCGGCTGTCGTAGGGGCCTCTACCGTCGTGCCCGTCGGCACCTCCGTCGCCCCCACTGGCGGCCCGCTCCAGCGGACCGTCGATCGAGCAGAACTCGACCAGATGCTCTCGGATATACCGAAACTGATGACCCAGGCGCGGGCAATGCCGAACATGAATGGCGGCAAGATGGACGGCTTTCGCTTGGAGTTCATCATGAAGGGCAGCTTTTTTGAGAAGCTAGGACTGCAGGCTGGAGATGTGCTCCAGCGCATCAATGGCGTCGAGCTCCGGGATCCCGGTATGGCACTGAGTCTCTTCCAACAATTGCGCAACGAACGAAACGTGGCCGTCGACGTCCTTCGTAAGAACCAACGCACGACCCTCGTGTATGACATTCGTGGATAA
- the gmd gene encoding GDP-mannose 4,6-dehydratase produces the protein MKKALITGISGQDGSYLAEFLLAKGYEVFGIVRRSSSFNTGRLDAIYQDPHVTDPRLRLVYGDLNDASSLNKILRDIQPEEIYNLGAQSHVRVSFDIPEYTGEVTGLGTVRLLEAIRDVGIKPRFYQASSSEMYGKVLEIPQKETTPFYPRSPYGAAKLYSYWITVNYREAYDLFACNGILFNHESPRRGETFVTRKITCAVARIKLGLQQHLFLGNLDAKRDWGFAGDYVRAMWMMLQAPQPDDYVVATGETHSVREFLDVAFGHVGLDWNQYVKIDPRYYRPTEVDLLIGDSTKAKHTLGWEPKISFTELVTMMVDADLAAERDKLDGTRGRQ, from the coding sequence ATGAAAAAGGCGCTCATCACCGGCATTTCAGGGCAAGATGGTTCCTATCTCGCTGAGTTTCTGTTAGCCAAGGGATACGAGGTATTCGGTATCGTCCGGCGCTCCAGCTCGTTCAACACGGGGCGCCTCGACGCGATTTACCAAGACCCACATGTGACGGATCCACGATTACGCCTCGTGTACGGGGACCTCAATGATGCAAGTTCCCTCAACAAAATCTTGCGGGACATTCAACCCGAGGAAATCTACAACCTGGGTGCGCAGAGCCACGTTCGCGTCAGCTTTGACATACCTGAGTATACCGGTGAAGTCACGGGCCTCGGGACGGTTCGATTGCTCGAGGCCATTCGGGACGTCGGCATCAAACCGAGATTCTATCAAGCGTCCTCGAGTGAAATGTATGGCAAGGTTCTGGAAATCCCGCAAAAGGAAACCACGCCCTTCTATCCAAGAAGCCCCTATGGCGCAGCCAAGCTCTACTCCTATTGGATCACGGTGAATTACCGTGAGGCCTACGACCTCTTTGCCTGTAACGGAATCCTTTTCAATCACGAGTCTCCGCGGCGCGGCGAGACGTTTGTCACACGGAAGATTACCTGCGCTGTGGCCCGGATCAAGCTGGGATTGCAGCAGCACCTCTTCCTCGGCAACCTCGATGCCAAGCGTGATTGGGGGTTTGCCGGAGATTATGTACGCGCCATGTGGATGATGCTCCAGGCGCCTCAGCCCGACGACTATGTGGTGGCGACGGGAGAAACGCATTCGGTGCGTGAGTTTTTGGACGTGGCCTTCGGTCATGTCGGGTTGGATTGGAATCAGTACGTGAAGATCGATCCACGCTACTATCGACCGACGGAAGTCGACTTGCTGATTGGGGATTCGACCAAGGCGAAGCACACGTTAGGGTGGGAGCCCAAGATTTCGTTCACGGAGCTGGTGACCATGATGGTCGACGCTGATCTCGCCGCGGAGCGTGACAAACTGGATGGCACGAGAGGGAGGCAGTAG
- the fcl gene encoding GDP-L-fucose synthase codes for MGFWEQRRVVVTGGAGFLGSFVVELLQRRGCRQITIPRSKDYDLVHMEAVERLYADARPDIVLHLAGRVGGIGANQANAGRFFYDNLMMGAQLMEVGRQRGIEKFVALATICSYPKFTPVPFREDELWNGYPEETNAPYGLAKKMLLVQSQAYRQQYGFNSIVLFPVNLYGPRDNFDLNTSHVIPALIRKCAAAKEQRKPEVVLWGDGTPTREFLYVEDAALGILLGAENYNGSLPINLGTGREITIKYLATLIAKEVGYTGGLTWDTGKPNGQPRRWLNVDRAKQLIDFQAPHSLEEGVKKTVAWFYENRQHLRETAF; via the coding sequence ATGGGATTTTGGGAACAGCGACGCGTGGTGGTCACCGGCGGAGCCGGGTTCCTGGGCTCGTTCGTGGTCGAACTACTGCAACGGCGCGGTTGCCGACAGATCACCATACCCCGCAGTAAGGATTACGATTTAGTCCACATGGAAGCCGTCGAGCGCCTCTATGCGGACGCAAGACCGGACATCGTCCTGCACCTGGCAGGGCGCGTGGGAGGGATCGGTGCCAACCAAGCCAACGCGGGACGTTTCTTCTACGACAATCTCATGATGGGCGCGCAGTTGATGGAGGTCGGACGCCAGCGTGGCATCGAAAAGTTCGTCGCCCTGGCGACCATCTGCTCCTATCCCAAGTTCACACCGGTCCCCTTTCGTGAAGACGAACTCTGGAACGGGTATCCGGAGGAAACGAATGCCCCCTACGGTCTCGCCAAAAAGATGCTCCTGGTACAGTCTCAAGCCTACCGGCAACAGTACGGCTTCAATTCCATCGTGCTGTTCCCGGTGAACTTGTATGGGCCCCGTGACAATTTTGACTTGAATACCTCCCACGTCATTCCGGCTCTGATACGCAAGTGCGCAGCGGCCAAGGAGCAGCGGAAACCCGAAGTGGTGCTCTGGGGTGACGGCACGCCGACACGTGAATTTCTCTATGTGGAGGATGCCGCCCTCGGCATCCTGCTGGGCGCCGAGAACTACAACGGAAGTTTGCCGATCAATCTCGGGACGGGGAGGGAGATCACGATCAAGTACCTCGCGACGCTCATCGCCAAAGAGGTCGGCTATACGGGGGGGCTCACCTGGGACACGGGCAAGCCCAATGGACAGCCGCGGCGATGGTTGAACGTTGACCGAGCCAAGCAGCTGATTGATTTCCAAGCGCCCCATTCCCTGGAAGAAGGAGTCAAGAAAACCGTGGCATGGTTTTACGAGAATCGACAGCACCTCCGGGAGACTGCGTTCTAG
- a CDS encoding phosphohistidine phosphatase SixA, with translation MELLLFRHGIAAPRDAWQGEDAHRPLTDKGRARTRQVSQGLRSLRVAPTHILTSPFIRAHETAEILYKTLSAKHAVQICDELIPESPADKILPLLSTLPQDGYVLCVGHEPQLSELAGLVIFGKPSPGLALKKAGACEISFEEAPKPGRGVLEWWLPPSLLRALRKV, from the coding sequence ATGGAACTCTTGTTGTTTCGCCATGGAATCGCGGCTCCTCGAGATGCCTGGCAAGGGGAAGATGCGCATCGTCCCCTTACCGATAAAGGACGCGCCAGGACGCGCCAGGTTTCGCAAGGCCTTCGGTCGCTGAGGGTGGCCCCCACACACATCCTGACGAGTCCATTTATTCGTGCGCACGAAACTGCTGAAATTCTGTACAAGACTCTCAGTGCCAAACACGCCGTACAAATCTGCGACGAGTTGATCCCCGAATCCCCAGCTGACAAGATCTTACCGCTGCTTTCAACCTTGCCGCAGGACGGCTATGTCCTATGCGTCGGGCATGAACCACAGTTGAGCGAACTCGCCGGGTTAGTGATCTTTGGGAAGCCATCGCCTGGCCTGGCTTTGAAAAAGGCGGGGGCGTGTGAGATCTCGTTTGAGGAGGCGCCCAAGCCTGGTCGGGGCGTACTGGAATGGTGGCTACCCCCCTCGCTCTTGCGCGCACTGAGGAAAGTCTAG
- a CDS encoding thymidylate kinase: MANERYFGDGLTYLDPSDLKGKLIAIEGTDGVGRTTHIDSLQEWLEVQGYGVITTGWTRSSLMSKTIEMAKQGNTVDRWSLSLLYATDFADRLEHQIIPALRSGFIVLADRYIYTALARDTVRSADSRWIRNVFGFALIPDLVLYLRIDVETLALRVIETKGMNYWESGMDLRLGPDLYDSFKKYQSLLIEEFDKMAEEFHFEVVDARNSPDEIQHGLRQKIQPLLEGTAKRYEPSVISGS; this comes from the coding sequence ATGGCAAACGAACGCTATTTTGGCGACGGTTTGACCTACCTCGATCCGAGTGACCTCAAGGGCAAACTCATTGCCATTGAAGGCACCGATGGAGTCGGCCGGACGACCCATATAGACTCCTTACAGGAATGGCTTGAGGTTCAAGGCTACGGAGTCATTACAACGGGGTGGACACGATCGAGCTTGATGTCGAAGACGATCGAGATGGCCAAGCAGGGCAATACCGTCGATCGCTGGTCGCTGAGCCTTTTGTACGCCACGGACTTTGCCGATCGACTGGAACATCAGATCATTCCTGCCCTTCGTTCAGGGTTCATCGTCCTTGCCGACCGGTACATCTATACCGCTCTCGCGCGTGACACGGTCCGCAGCGCGGATTCGCGATGGATTCGGAATGTCTTTGGGTTTGCCCTGATCCCCGATTTGGTCTTGTACCTGCGGATCGATGTGGAGACGCTCGCGTTGCGGGTGATCGAAACGAAAGGAATGAATTACTGGGAGTCCGGCATGGATCTTCGCTTGGGGCCGGACCTCTACGACAGCTTTAAAAAATACCAGTCACTGCTGATCGAGGAATTCGACAAAATGGCGGAAGAGTTCCACTTCGAGGTGGTCGATGCCAGAAACTCGCCAGACGAGATTCAACACGGATTACGGCAAAAAATTCAACCTCTCCTTGAGGGAACTGCCAAGCGATACGAGCCGTCGGTCATAAGCGGAAGTTAA
- a CDS encoding thymidylate kinase, with protein MTIISNGASFDEPHPYTGKLIIVEGIDGSGKSTQLLLLKKWLESNEYKVFFTEWNSSELVRETTKKGKKQKSLTPTTFSLLHTTDFASRFYHEILPPLKAGMLVLADRYVYTAFARDAVRGVSPGWVRNVYRFAARPDLAFYFKVPIDLAINRLLGGTRAQLKYYEAGMDMNLSPDVTESFRIFQSRILTEYDKVVSEYGLTVMDATQPIEVQQNAMRRIVAEALAHYKPKRGTHGKRTLFWRRFDLPRSE; from the coding sequence ATGACAATCATCTCGAACGGTGCTAGTTTCGATGAGCCCCATCCATATACGGGGAAGCTGATTATCGTCGAGGGCATTGATGGTTCCGGCAAAAGCACGCAACTGCTGCTGCTCAAGAAGTGGTTGGAGTCCAACGAATACAAGGTGTTTTTTACGGAATGGAATTCCTCGGAGTTGGTCAGAGAGACGACCAAGAAGGGCAAAAAGCAGAAGAGCCTAACCCCAACGACCTTCAGCTTACTCCACACTACTGATTTCGCCTCTCGTTTTTATCATGAAATCTTGCCTCCTCTGAAGGCCGGCATGCTCGTCCTTGCCGACCGGTACGTCTATACGGCCTTTGCGCGTGACGCGGTTCGAGGGGTGTCTCCAGGGTGGGTTCGCAACGTCTATCGATTCGCCGCGCGTCCAGACTTGGCGTTCTATTTCAAAGTTCCGATTGATCTGGCCATCAATCGTCTCCTGGGCGGGACAAGGGCACAACTGAAGTACTACGAAGCCGGCATGGACATGAATTTGAGTCCGGATGTGACGGAGAGTTTTCGGATATTCCAATCACGCATTCTCACCGAATACGATAAGGTCGTCTCGGAGTACGGACTAACTGTGATGGATGCGACACAACCTATCGAAGTGCAACAGAATGCCATGCGCCGGATAGTCGCCGAAGCACTGGCACACTATAAACCCAAGCGAGGCACGCATGGCAAACGAACGCTATTTTGGCGACGGTTTGACCTACCTCGATCCGAGTGA